One genomic segment of Stigmatopora argus isolate UIUO_Sarg chromosome 3, RoL_Sarg_1.0, whole genome shotgun sequence includes these proteins:
- the mgat4c gene encoding alpha-1,3-mannosyl-glycoprotein 4-beta-N-acetylglucosaminyltransferase C isoform X3 produces the protein MTYVKTYLDCEHSMRLLWKSLDKMRCLRKRSVIPFLGFLITFLLFLNLYIEDGYVLEEDKRQLRETPGHSPSTERYVHPFRDLSNFSGSINVTYRYLAGTPLNRKKYLTIGLSSVKRKRGNYLLETLKSIFDQSSYEELKEILVVVHLADFDLLWCENLLQEISRKFSHHIIAGRLLVIQAPEEYYPSLEGLKRNYNDPEDRVRFRSKQNVDYAFLLNFCTNLSDFYVMLEDDVRCSRNFLTALKKVIASREASYWVTLEFSKLGYIGKLYHARDLPRLAHFLLMFYQEMPCDWLLIHFRGLLAQKDVIRFKPSLFQHMGYYSSYKGVENKLKDDDFEEDAVDIPDNPPARLYTNIDVFESYDATKAYSAVDEYFWGKPPSTGDFFVVVFNKSAKISRIKITTGSDDRQSDILHRGALEVGEKLVGTKKGKQCSSYITLGEFKNGNIEVRDVDHKISFDLECVRIVVTASQKDWLIIRSISLWTTPPPSQ, from the exons ATGACATATGTTAAGACATATTTAGACT GCGAGCATAGCATGAGGCTGCTGTGGAAGTCTCTGGATAAGATGAGGTGTCTGAGGAAGCGGTCAGTCATTCCATTCCTCGGCTTTCTCATCACCTTCCTTCTCTTCCTCAACCTCTACATTGAAGATGGATATGTGCTG GAAGAAGACAAGAGGCAGCTCAGGGAGACGCCAGGCCACTCCCCAAGCACAGAGCGATACGTCCACCCCTTCCGAGACCTCAGTAACTTTTCGGGATCCATCAACGTCACCTACCGCTACCTTGCCGGGACACCGCTCAACCGAAAGA AGTATCTGACCATTGGGCTGTCATCGGTGAAGAGGAAGCGAGGGAACTACCTTCTAGAGACTCTCAAGTCTATCTTCGACCAGTCTAGTTACGAAGAGCTGAAGGAAATCTTGGTGGTGGTCCACTTAGCTGACTTTGACCTGCTGTGGTGCGAGAACCTGCTTCAGGAAATCAGTCGCAAGTTCTCGCATCACATCATCGCCGGCCGCCTGCTGGTGATCCAGGCCCCCGAGGAGTACTATCCATCCCTGGAGGGTCTGAAGAGAAACTACAACGACCCCGAGGACCGGGTTCGCTTCCGCTCCAAGCAGAACGTGGACTACGCCTTCTTGCTGAACTTCTGCACCAATCTCTCCGACTTCTACGTGATGCTAGAGGACGACGTGCGTTGCTCTCGTAACTTCTTGACGGCGTTGAAGAAGGTGATCGCCTCCCGCGAGGCCTCCTACTGGGTGACGCTGGAGTTCTCCAAGCTGGGCTACATCGGGAAGCTCTACCATGCGCGGGACCTTCCGCGCCTTGCGCACTTCCTGCTCATGTTCTAccaggagatgccttgtgactgGCTGCTCATCCACTTCCGTGGTCTGCTGGCCCAGAAGGACGTGATTCGTTTCAAGCCGTCGCTCTTCCAGCACATGGGATACTACTCCTCCTACAAGGGCGTGGAGAACAAACTGAAGGACGATGATTTCGAGGAGGATGCGGTAGACATTCCCGACAACCCGCCCGCACGCCTCTACACCAACATCGACGTCTTCGAAAGCTACGACGCCACCAAGGCCTACAGCGCCGTGGACGAATACTTCTGGGGAAAGCCTCCGTCCACAGGGGATTTCTTTGTGGTGGTCTTCAACAAGTCAGCCAAGATCAGCAGAATCAAGATCACCACCGGTTCTGATGACAGGCAGAGTGACATCCTACATCGCGGAGCTCTAGAGGTCGGTGAGAAACTGGTGGGAACCAAGAAGGGAAAGCAGTGTTCTTCGTACATCACCTTGGGAGAGTTTAAGAATGGCAACATCGAGGTCCGCGACGTGGACCACAAGATTAGCTTCGACTTAGAGTGTGTGCGCATCGTCGTGACAGCGAGTCAGAAGGATTGGCTCATAATCAGAAGTATAAGTTTATGGACGACACCTCCACCCAGTCAATGA
- the mgat4c gene encoding alpha-1,3-mannosyl-glycoprotein 4-beta-N-acetylglucosaminyltransferase C isoform X2 encodes MRRLGCLRCAGKLTKNLHSCPGEHSMRLLWKSLDKMRCLRKRSVIPFLGFLITFLLFLNLYIEDGYVLEEDKRQLRETPGHSPSTERYVHPFRDLSNFSGSINVTYRYLAGTPLNRKKYLTIGLSSVKRKRGNYLLETLKSIFDQSSYEELKEILVVVHLADFDLLWCENLLQEISRKFSHHIIAGRLLVIQAPEEYYPSLEGLKRNYNDPEDRVRFRSKQNVDYAFLLNFCTNLSDFYVMLEDDVRCSRNFLTALKKVIASREASYWVTLEFSKLGYIGKLYHARDLPRLAHFLLMFYQEMPCDWLLIHFRGLLAQKDVIRFKPSLFQHMGYYSSYKGVENKLKDDDFEEDAVDIPDNPPARLYTNIDVFESYDATKAYSAVDEYFWGKPPSTGDFFVVVFNKSAKISRIKITTGSDDRQSDILHRGALEVGEKLVGTKKGKQCSSYITLGEFKNGNIEVRDVDHKISFDLECVRIVVTASQKDWLIIRSISLWTTPPPSQ; translated from the exons ATGCGGAGATTGGGCTGCCTGAGGTGCGCTGGGAAACTAACAAAAAATCTTCATTCGTGCCCAG GCGAGCATAGCATGAGGCTGCTGTGGAAGTCTCTGGATAAGATGAGGTGTCTGAGGAAGCGGTCAGTCATTCCATTCCTCGGCTTTCTCATCACCTTCCTTCTCTTCCTCAACCTCTACATTGAAGATGGATATGTGCTG GAAGAAGACAAGAGGCAGCTCAGGGAGACGCCAGGCCACTCCCCAAGCACAGAGCGATACGTCCACCCCTTCCGAGACCTCAGTAACTTTTCGGGATCCATCAACGTCACCTACCGCTACCTTGCCGGGACACCGCTCAACCGAAAGA AGTATCTGACCATTGGGCTGTCATCGGTGAAGAGGAAGCGAGGGAACTACCTTCTAGAGACTCTCAAGTCTATCTTCGACCAGTCTAGTTACGAAGAGCTGAAGGAAATCTTGGTGGTGGTCCACTTAGCTGACTTTGACCTGCTGTGGTGCGAGAACCTGCTTCAGGAAATCAGTCGCAAGTTCTCGCATCACATCATCGCCGGCCGCCTGCTGGTGATCCAGGCCCCCGAGGAGTACTATCCATCCCTGGAGGGTCTGAAGAGAAACTACAACGACCCCGAGGACCGGGTTCGCTTCCGCTCCAAGCAGAACGTGGACTACGCCTTCTTGCTGAACTTCTGCACCAATCTCTCCGACTTCTACGTGATGCTAGAGGACGACGTGCGTTGCTCTCGTAACTTCTTGACGGCGTTGAAGAAGGTGATCGCCTCCCGCGAGGCCTCCTACTGGGTGACGCTGGAGTTCTCCAAGCTGGGCTACATCGGGAAGCTCTACCATGCGCGGGACCTTCCGCGCCTTGCGCACTTCCTGCTCATGTTCTAccaggagatgccttgtgactgGCTGCTCATCCACTTCCGTGGTCTGCTGGCCCAGAAGGACGTGATTCGTTTCAAGCCGTCGCTCTTCCAGCACATGGGATACTACTCCTCCTACAAGGGCGTGGAGAACAAACTGAAGGACGATGATTTCGAGGAGGATGCGGTAGACATTCCCGACAACCCGCCCGCACGCCTCTACACCAACATCGACGTCTTCGAAAGCTACGACGCCACCAAGGCCTACAGCGCCGTGGACGAATACTTCTGGGGAAAGCCTCCGTCCACAGGGGATTTCTTTGTGGTGGTCTTCAACAAGTCAGCCAAGATCAGCAGAATCAAGATCACCACCGGTTCTGATGACAGGCAGAGTGACATCCTACATCGCGGAGCTCTAGAGGTCGGTGAGAAACTGGTGGGAACCAAGAAGGGAAAGCAGTGTTCTTCGTACATCACCTTGGGAGAGTTTAAGAATGGCAACATCGAGGTCCGCGACGTGGACCACAAGATTAGCTTCGACTTAGAGTGTGTGCGCATCGTCGTGACAGCGAGTCAGAAGGATTGGCTCATAATCAGAAGTATAAGTTTATGGACGACACCTCCACCCAGTCAATGA
- the mgat4c gene encoding alpha-1,3-mannosyl-glycoprotein 4-beta-N-acetylglucosaminyltransferase C isoform X1, whose translation MRGCSGYCATSPAASGKWHGTSAYYSTTRLSPSLLLSKGEHSMRLLWKSLDKMRCLRKRSVIPFLGFLITFLLFLNLYIEDGYVLEEDKRQLRETPGHSPSTERYVHPFRDLSNFSGSINVTYRYLAGTPLNRKKYLTIGLSSVKRKRGNYLLETLKSIFDQSSYEELKEILVVVHLADFDLLWCENLLQEISRKFSHHIIAGRLLVIQAPEEYYPSLEGLKRNYNDPEDRVRFRSKQNVDYAFLLNFCTNLSDFYVMLEDDVRCSRNFLTALKKVIASREASYWVTLEFSKLGYIGKLYHARDLPRLAHFLLMFYQEMPCDWLLIHFRGLLAQKDVIRFKPSLFQHMGYYSSYKGVENKLKDDDFEEDAVDIPDNPPARLYTNIDVFESYDATKAYSAVDEYFWGKPPSTGDFFVVVFNKSAKISRIKITTGSDDRQSDILHRGALEVGEKLVGTKKGKQCSSYITLGEFKNGNIEVRDVDHKISFDLECVRIVVTASQKDWLIIRSISLWTTPPPSQ comes from the exons ATGCGCGGATGTTCGGGATATTGTGCCACCAGTCCAGCGGCGTCTGGGAAATGGCATGGAACGTCTGCTTACTACTCCACTACTCGTCTTTCCCCCTCTCTTCTTCTAAGCAAAG GCGAGCATAGCATGAGGCTGCTGTGGAAGTCTCTGGATAAGATGAGGTGTCTGAGGAAGCGGTCAGTCATTCCATTCCTCGGCTTTCTCATCACCTTCCTTCTCTTCCTCAACCTCTACATTGAAGATGGATATGTGCTG GAAGAAGACAAGAGGCAGCTCAGGGAGACGCCAGGCCACTCCCCAAGCACAGAGCGATACGTCCACCCCTTCCGAGACCTCAGTAACTTTTCGGGATCCATCAACGTCACCTACCGCTACCTTGCCGGGACACCGCTCAACCGAAAGA AGTATCTGACCATTGGGCTGTCATCGGTGAAGAGGAAGCGAGGGAACTACCTTCTAGAGACTCTCAAGTCTATCTTCGACCAGTCTAGTTACGAAGAGCTGAAGGAAATCTTGGTGGTGGTCCACTTAGCTGACTTTGACCTGCTGTGGTGCGAGAACCTGCTTCAGGAAATCAGTCGCAAGTTCTCGCATCACATCATCGCCGGCCGCCTGCTGGTGATCCAGGCCCCCGAGGAGTACTATCCATCCCTGGAGGGTCTGAAGAGAAACTACAACGACCCCGAGGACCGGGTTCGCTTCCGCTCCAAGCAGAACGTGGACTACGCCTTCTTGCTGAACTTCTGCACCAATCTCTCCGACTTCTACGTGATGCTAGAGGACGACGTGCGTTGCTCTCGTAACTTCTTGACGGCGTTGAAGAAGGTGATCGCCTCCCGCGAGGCCTCCTACTGGGTGACGCTGGAGTTCTCCAAGCTGGGCTACATCGGGAAGCTCTACCATGCGCGGGACCTTCCGCGCCTTGCGCACTTCCTGCTCATGTTCTAccaggagatgccttgtgactgGCTGCTCATCCACTTCCGTGGTCTGCTGGCCCAGAAGGACGTGATTCGTTTCAAGCCGTCGCTCTTCCAGCACATGGGATACTACTCCTCCTACAAGGGCGTGGAGAACAAACTGAAGGACGATGATTTCGAGGAGGATGCGGTAGACATTCCCGACAACCCGCCCGCACGCCTCTACACCAACATCGACGTCTTCGAAAGCTACGACGCCACCAAGGCCTACAGCGCCGTGGACGAATACTTCTGGGGAAAGCCTCCGTCCACAGGGGATTTCTTTGTGGTGGTCTTCAACAAGTCAGCCAAGATCAGCAGAATCAAGATCACCACCGGTTCTGATGACAGGCAGAGTGACATCCTACATCGCGGAGCTCTAGAGGTCGGTGAGAAACTGGTGGGAACCAAGAAGGGAAAGCAGTGTTCTTCGTACATCACCTTGGGAGAGTTTAAGAATGGCAACATCGAGGTCCGCGACGTGGACCACAAGATTAGCTTCGACTTAGAGTGTGTGCGCATCGTCGTGACAGCGAGTCAGAAGGATTGGCTCATAATCAGAAGTATAAGTTTATGGACGACACCTCCACCCAGTCAATGA
- the mgat4c gene encoding alpha-1,3-mannosyl-glycoprotein 4-beta-N-acetylglucosaminyltransferase C isoform X4 yields the protein MRLLWKSLDKMRCLRKRSVIPFLGFLITFLLFLNLYIEDGYVLEEDKRQLRETPGHSPSTERYVHPFRDLSNFSGSINVTYRYLAGTPLNRKKYLTIGLSSVKRKRGNYLLETLKSIFDQSSYEELKEILVVVHLADFDLLWCENLLQEISRKFSHHIIAGRLLVIQAPEEYYPSLEGLKRNYNDPEDRVRFRSKQNVDYAFLLNFCTNLSDFYVMLEDDVRCSRNFLTALKKVIASREASYWVTLEFSKLGYIGKLYHARDLPRLAHFLLMFYQEMPCDWLLIHFRGLLAQKDVIRFKPSLFQHMGYYSSYKGVENKLKDDDFEEDAVDIPDNPPARLYTNIDVFESYDATKAYSAVDEYFWGKPPSTGDFFVVVFNKSAKISRIKITTGSDDRQSDILHRGALEVGEKLVGTKKGKQCSSYITLGEFKNGNIEVRDVDHKISFDLECVRIVVTASQKDWLIIRSISLWTTPPPSQ from the exons ATGAGGCTGCTGTGGAAGTCTCTGGATAAGATGAGGTGTCTGAGGAAGCGGTCAGTCATTCCATTCCTCGGCTTTCTCATCACCTTCCTTCTCTTCCTCAACCTCTACATTGAAGATGGATATGTGCTG GAAGAAGACAAGAGGCAGCTCAGGGAGACGCCAGGCCACTCCCCAAGCACAGAGCGATACGTCCACCCCTTCCGAGACCTCAGTAACTTTTCGGGATCCATCAACGTCACCTACCGCTACCTTGCCGGGACACCGCTCAACCGAAAGA AGTATCTGACCATTGGGCTGTCATCGGTGAAGAGGAAGCGAGGGAACTACCTTCTAGAGACTCTCAAGTCTATCTTCGACCAGTCTAGTTACGAAGAGCTGAAGGAAATCTTGGTGGTGGTCCACTTAGCTGACTTTGACCTGCTGTGGTGCGAGAACCTGCTTCAGGAAATCAGTCGCAAGTTCTCGCATCACATCATCGCCGGCCGCCTGCTGGTGATCCAGGCCCCCGAGGAGTACTATCCATCCCTGGAGGGTCTGAAGAGAAACTACAACGACCCCGAGGACCGGGTTCGCTTCCGCTCCAAGCAGAACGTGGACTACGCCTTCTTGCTGAACTTCTGCACCAATCTCTCCGACTTCTACGTGATGCTAGAGGACGACGTGCGTTGCTCTCGTAACTTCTTGACGGCGTTGAAGAAGGTGATCGCCTCCCGCGAGGCCTCCTACTGGGTGACGCTGGAGTTCTCCAAGCTGGGCTACATCGGGAAGCTCTACCATGCGCGGGACCTTCCGCGCCTTGCGCACTTCCTGCTCATGTTCTAccaggagatgccttgtgactgGCTGCTCATCCACTTCCGTGGTCTGCTGGCCCAGAAGGACGTGATTCGTTTCAAGCCGTCGCTCTTCCAGCACATGGGATACTACTCCTCCTACAAGGGCGTGGAGAACAAACTGAAGGACGATGATTTCGAGGAGGATGCGGTAGACATTCCCGACAACCCGCCCGCACGCCTCTACACCAACATCGACGTCTTCGAAAGCTACGACGCCACCAAGGCCTACAGCGCCGTGGACGAATACTTCTGGGGAAAGCCTCCGTCCACAGGGGATTTCTTTGTGGTGGTCTTCAACAAGTCAGCCAAGATCAGCAGAATCAAGATCACCACCGGTTCTGATGACAGGCAGAGTGACATCCTACATCGCGGAGCTCTAGAGGTCGGTGAGAAACTGGTGGGAACCAAGAAGGGAAAGCAGTGTTCTTCGTACATCACCTTGGGAGAGTTTAAGAATGGCAACATCGAGGTCCGCGACGTGGACCACAAGATTAGCTTCGACTTAGAGTGTGTGCGCATCGTCGTGACAGCGAGTCAGAAGGATTGGCTCATAATCAGAAGTATAAGTTTATGGACGACACCTCCACCCAGTCAATGA